From the Chitinophagales bacterium genome, the window ATACCGGAGATGTATTGCTAATTTGCCAGCGCTCTAAGGAACAGGAAATAAAGCAAATTACCATAGATTTAAAAGTTGCCGGACTCGATAATTTTTTATGAAGCTATCCATTGTAATTCCTGCATACAACGAAGAAACCACTATTCACCATATTTTAAATAGCGTGAAAAATGTGGTACTTATTGGTGGTATTGCAAAGGAAATTATTGTGGTAAACGATTGCTCTACCGATAACACAGAGCAAGCAATATTAGACTACATAACTGCCAATGCTGCGCTCGATATTCGCTACTGTAAGCACGAAGTAAATAAAGGGAAAGGTGCAGCATTGCATACAGGAATTGCGGCAGCATCGGGCGCATACATTGTAATACAAGATGCCGATTTGGAGTATGACCCCAACGAATACAATGTGTTATTAAAACCAGTGCTGGATGGCTTTGCAGATGTGGTTTACGGTACGCGGTTTATGGGCGGAAAACCGCACAGAATCTTGTTTTTTTGGCATACGGTAGGCAATAAGTTTCTAACATTTTTAAGCAATATGTTTACCAATTTGAATCTTACAGATATGGAAACATGCTACAAACTTTTTAGGAGTGAAGTGGTAAAATCGCTTGATTTAAAAGAGCAACGATTTGGGTTTGAACCCGAAGTAACTGCTAAAATGAGTCGCTACCCAAAAGTGCGCATCTACGAAGTGGGCATTTCGTATTACGGACGCACGTATGAAGAAGGCAAAAAAATTGGCTGGCGCGATGGTTTTAGAGCCATTTGGTGTATTTTAAAATATAATACTTGGGCTAAGTAGCTGCTATAAATCTTCTTTATCCCATTGCCTGTTTACCTCATTACTAATGGCAGGGATAGTTCTCATGTATTGCCAAAGCGCTTTCACTTCGCTATCCGGTAAACCAGCGTAGGGAAGCATTGGATAGCGCACAGGTTTGCCGTCTTTTCTTTTAGAAGAAACCAAGGCATTTTTAAAATCCTCTTCTGTCCAAGTTCCAATTCCGGTTTTTTCATCTTGAGTAATATTGGCGGTGTAAATTTCATTGCCATTTAAAGTAAACATGGTGTTTCCACCGCAGAAAAAGCCGGGTGTTTTCTCGGGTTCAGTAAAATTGAGCGTTTTAAAGTCTTGGCTGTGGCATGTCCAACAATCGTAGCGCCCGAGTGCTAAATAACGCCCGTATGCAACAAGGTTGTTGGTGTCGGGCATTTCGATAGGTTGGCTGGGATACTCTAACTTTTTAAATGCAACGCGGCATAAAAATTTTGTAAGAAAAGAAGGTGCGC encodes:
- a CDS encoding glycosyltransferase family 2 protein, with translation MKLSIVIPAYNEETTIHHILNSVKNVVLIGGIAKEIIVVNDCSTDNTEQAILDYITANAALDIRYCKHEVNKGKGAALHTGIAAASGAYIVIQDADLEYDPNEYNVLLKPVLDGFADVVYGTRFMGGKPHRILFFWHTVGNKFLTFLSNMFTNLNLTDMETCYKLFRSEVVKSLDLKEQRFGFEPEVTAKMSRYPKVRIYEVGISYYGRTYEEGKKIGWRDGFRAIWCILKYNTWAK
- a CDS encoding cytochrome c, which translates into the protein MRKLLKILGLLLLVLLILIGTGASYISFSSLPTYEKESFTFNAATPTPELIAHGAKIAAVQCNVCHLGSDGKLSGRKQTDLAKEFGEIYSRNITQDSAIGIGKWSAADIAYLLRTGCRPDGSYLPTYMPKYPNLSDYDLQAIIAYLKSDLPQVQPSKEEQPESAPSFLTKFLCRVAFKKLEYPSQPIEMPDTNNLVAYGRYLALGRYDCWTCHSQDFKTLNFTEPEKTPGFFCGGNTMFTLNGNEIYTANITQDEKTGIGTWTEEDFKNALVSSKRKDGKPVRYPMLPYAGLPDSEVKALWQYMRTIPAISNEVNRQWDKEDL